In Amphiura filiformis chromosome 1, Afil_fr2py, whole genome shotgun sequence, the following are encoded in one genomic region:
- the LOC140166683 gene encoding non-structural maintenance of chromosomes element 4 homolog A-like isoform X1, with protein sequence MDAGAGGSGDAEPPFRSGDPDVRRRLRHEYRNLIADTQKNRLDLIKPDNTGLTDVLLNADRLFEQVRENNATQEAALDSHLMVLVSTLGKQRAQKLQTDFVVFEPAEFAEKLVTYMKGRQLGTGQNQNQDVNIRAQAWKEMGQKARHCMRRAPAFHFMLGSFDRERRVKPVKQKPDQNALSEKTLGPAVVPKQLQTMTKGHQEVTTEEVEKMLGILRQVTNYTGAGKPDEVEPVSYFEFVVNPHSFSQTVENMFHLAFLVKDGHAEVDLDEDKLPVVIPTQPYIEGQSQQRIEKKQVIVDIDMQQWKEVIKVFNITEPLIPTRAVDPVVNGHDSSPKKSKSKSSHKKR encoded by the exons ATGGATGCTGGAGCAGGAGGAAGTGGCGATGCAGAGCCCCCATTCCGATCAGGGGATCCTGATGTGAGGAGAAGACTCAGGCATGAGTACAGAAATCTAATCGCAGATACACAAA AGAATAGATTGGACTTAATAAAACCAGACAATACCGGCTTGACTGATGTTCTGCTTAATGCAGATAGGTTATTTGAGcaag TGAGAGAGAACAATGCAACGCAAGAGGCTGCCTTAGATTCACACCTAATGGTGTTGGTGTCAACGCTCGGGAAACAGAGAGCACAGAAACTTCAAACAGACTTTGTTGTATTTGAACCTGCAGAATTTGCAGAGAAATTG GTCACCTACATGAAGGGTAGGCAGCTAGGTACAggtcaaaatcaaaaccaagatGTTAATATTCGTGCACAAGCCTGGAAGGAAATGGGGCAGAAGGCTAGGCATTGTATGCGCAGGGCACCTGCATTTCATTTCAT GCTAGGGAGCTTTGACAGGGAAAGGCGAGTCAAGCCAGTAAAACAGAAACCAGACCAGAATGCTCTGTCTGAAAAAACATTGGGCCCAGCAGTGGTACCAAAACAA CTTCAAACAATGACAAAAGGCCATCAAGAAGTGACCACAGAGGAAGTAGAGAAAATGCTGGGCATATTGAGACAGGTCACAAACTATACTGGTGCAGGCAAGCCTGACGAAG TTGAACCTGTATCCTACTTTGAGTTTGTAGTCAACCCACATTCCTTCAGTCAGACTGTGGAAAACATGTTTCACTTGGCTTTCTTGGTCAAG GATGGGCATGCAGAAGTAGATTTAGATGAAGACAAACTACCAGTTGTCATCCCCACACAACCCTACATAGAAGGACAGAGTCAGCAACGGATAGAGAAGAAGCAGGTTATTGTAGACATTGATATGCAACAGTGGAAG GAAGTTATAAAAGTATTCAACATTACAGAGCCTCTGATACCCACTAGAGCAGTTGATCCAGTGGTGAATGGACATGATTCATCACCTAAG aaatcaaaatcaaaatcgtcTCACAAGAAACGGTGA
- the LOC140166683 gene encoding non-structural maintenance of chromosomes element 4 homolog A-like isoform X2, translated as MDAGAGGSGDAEPPFRSGDPDVRRRLRHEYRNLIADTQKNRLDLIKPDNTGLTDVLLNADRLFEQVRENNATQEAALDSHLMVLVSTLGKQRAQKLQTDFVVFEPAEFAEKLVTYMKGRQLGTGQNQNQDVNIRAQAWKEMGQKARHCMRRAPAFHFMLGSFDRERRVKPVKQKPDQNALSEKTLGPAVVPKQLQTMTKGHQEVTTEEVEKMLGILRQVTNYTGAGKPDEVEPVSYFEFVVNPHSFSQTVENMFHLAFLVKDGHAEVDLDEDKLPVVIPTQPYIEGQSQQRIEKKQVIVDIDMQQWKEVIKVFNITEPLIPTRAVDPVVNGHDSSPK; from the exons ATGGATGCTGGAGCAGGAGGAAGTGGCGATGCAGAGCCCCCATTCCGATCAGGGGATCCTGATGTGAGGAGAAGACTCAGGCATGAGTACAGAAATCTAATCGCAGATACACAAA AGAATAGATTGGACTTAATAAAACCAGACAATACCGGCTTGACTGATGTTCTGCTTAATGCAGATAGGTTATTTGAGcaag TGAGAGAGAACAATGCAACGCAAGAGGCTGCCTTAGATTCACACCTAATGGTGTTGGTGTCAACGCTCGGGAAACAGAGAGCACAGAAACTTCAAACAGACTTTGTTGTATTTGAACCTGCAGAATTTGCAGAGAAATTG GTCACCTACATGAAGGGTAGGCAGCTAGGTACAggtcaaaatcaaaaccaagatGTTAATATTCGTGCACAAGCCTGGAAGGAAATGGGGCAGAAGGCTAGGCATTGTATGCGCAGGGCACCTGCATTTCATTTCAT GCTAGGGAGCTTTGACAGGGAAAGGCGAGTCAAGCCAGTAAAACAGAAACCAGACCAGAATGCTCTGTCTGAAAAAACATTGGGCCCAGCAGTGGTACCAAAACAA CTTCAAACAATGACAAAAGGCCATCAAGAAGTGACCACAGAGGAAGTAGAGAAAATGCTGGGCATATTGAGACAGGTCACAAACTATACTGGTGCAGGCAAGCCTGACGAAG TTGAACCTGTATCCTACTTTGAGTTTGTAGTCAACCCACATTCCTTCAGTCAGACTGTGGAAAACATGTTTCACTTGGCTTTCTTGGTCAAG GATGGGCATGCAGAAGTAGATTTAGATGAAGACAAACTACCAGTTGTCATCCCCACACAACCCTACATAGAAGGACAGAGTCAGCAACGGATAGAGAAGAAGCAGGTTATTGTAGACATTGATATGCAACAGTGGAAG GAAGTTATAAAAGTATTCAACATTACAGAGCCTCTGATACCCACTAGAGCAGTTGATCCAGTGGTGAATGGACATGATTCATCACCTAAG TAA